One Drosophila santomea strain STO CAGO 1482 chromosome X, Prin_Dsan_1.1, whole genome shotgun sequence DNA segment encodes these proteins:
- the LOC120455693 gene encoding protein Diedel, whose product MRAVSVPVLLLLVVCVSWFGEADAVCCRTKAKLIFTMGYGSCGMVNAKSTKNGCEVTICPDGRALVGTFCGVGSCNLFGCHCRGGCLSGNFGESFVERNRKYEINLISTQMHLANLTDAVV is encoded by the coding sequence ATGCGGGCAGTTTCGGTTCCAGTGCTACTCCTCCTCGTTGTCTGCGTGTCCTGGTTCGGCGAAGCAGACGCCGTTTGCTGCAGGACCAAGGCGAAACTGATCTTCACGATGGGCTACGGATCCTGCGGAATGGTGAATGCCAAGTCCACCAAGAACGGATGCGAGGTGACCATTTGCCCAGATGGCAGGGCACTCGTGGGCACATTCTGTGGAGTGGGCTcttgcaatttgtttggctgcCATTGTCGCGGAGGCTGTCTGTCCGGCAACTTTGGCGAGTCCTTTGTGGAAAGGAACAGGAAGTATGAGATCAACTTGATCAGCACCCAAATGCACTTGGCTAATTTGACAGATGCAGTGGTTTAA